The DNA window ATCAGGATAACAGGAGGAGAGCCTTTTGTCAGAAAAAACAGTATAGAACTCATCCAGAATATATCTCAACTAGATGGACTTACTGACCTAAGTATAACAACCAACGGCCTTCTTACTGAACAATATATTCCGCAACTAAAAAAATACGGGATAAAATCCGTCAACCTTAGTCTTGACACCCTCGATAAGGAACGCTTTTTACGAATTACAAGAAGAAATAGTTTTGATAAGGTAATGAAGACCTTATATAGTTTATTACAAAATGATATAAAAGTAAAAATCAATACGGTAGTGATGGAAGGGGAAAACATGGAAGATATTATACCTTTGGTAATGCTTGCAAAAGACCTTCCTGTTGATGTCCGTTTTATTGAAGAAATGCCTTTTAATGGCGGCGATACTGACATTTCTTTGAAATGGAATTTCACACAAATTTACAGCTATATAAAAGAGTGTTTTCCCGAAATCCAAAAAGTAGATGATCCTAAAAGTTCAACCTCGTATAATTATAAGATTCCCGGATTTACAGGTGATGTAGGGATCATTGCAGCTTACACACGGTCATTTTGCGGAGATTGCAACAGGGTAAGAATCACTCCTTCAGGTATTCTAAGAACGTGTTTATATGAAGGTAGCGGTGTCAATCTAAAAGATGAAATCCGTGCAGGAAAAACAGATGAAGAGCTGAAAAATATTATTATCAACAGCATACATAATAAATCAAAAGACGGATGGGAAGCTCAAAAACTGAGTTTGACCGAATCGCAAATTCATCAGTCAATGGCAACAATAGGAGGATAACTATGGAAATGATTAGCGTACAACAGGCAGAAGAAATCATACTTTCCCAAATTAAAGACTTTGGAACGGAAGAGATTTTCTATGAAAATGCCTTAGGCAGAGTCTTAGCTGAAAATATTGTGGCCGATTGCGATTTGCCTCCTTTTAACAGACCCACAGTAGATGGAATTGCGATAAATTTCAATTCGTATGAAAAGGGAATTCGCTCTTTTACAATTAAAGCTGTGCAGGCAGCCGGAGAAGTTCCTTTTTCCATAGACAATGAGGACGAATGCATTGAAATTATGACCGGAGCAGCGCTACATACTTCGATAGATACGGTTATCCGGTATGAAGACATTTCGATTGACAACAATATCGCGAGTCTTACGATCGATCTTAAACAAGGACAGAATATCCATAGGAAGGGAAAAGATAAAAAAACTGGAGAAATATTGGTACAGGCCCATCAGGTAATTACTCCCGCTATTCTCGGAATTGCTGCGTCAGTCGGGAAAACATTATTATCTGTAAAAAAACTTCCCAGAGTTGTTATTATTTCCACCGGAGACGAAATGATTTCGGCTGAAACCACTCCTACTCCATTTCAGATAAGACGTTCCAACGGAATTACCATAAAATCCGTTTTGGAAAAATATAAAATGAATGCAGATTGGCTGCATTGGAATGATGATTTT is part of the Chryseobacterium lactis genome and encodes:
- a CDS encoding molybdopterin molybdotransferase MoeA, with product MEMISVQQAEEIILSQIKDFGTEEIFYENALGRVLAENIVADCDLPPFNRPTVDGIAINFNSYEKGIRSFTIKAVQAAGEVPFSIDNEDECIEIMTGAALHTSIDTVIRYEDISIDNNIASLTIDLKQGQNIHRKGKDKKTGEILVQAHQVITPAILGIAASVGKTLLSVKKLPRVVIISTGDEMISAETTPTPFQIRRSNGITIKSVLEKYKMNADWLHWNDDFEFIKKELSRCIDKYDILLMSGGVSMGKFDYLPKACEELGIEKLFHKIKQRPGKPFWFGKSPNEKLVFAFPGNPVSVFMCLHRYFIPWLERSLRIPETTQYAVLQNDIDFPFPLQYFAQVKLSVNQSGQLIAESVDTNGSGDFSHLADTHAFIELPLEKTECKKGEVYKIWKYNF
- the moaA gene encoding GTP 3',8-cyclase MoaA, yielding MLTDKFGRNINYLRLAIVDRCNLRCTYCMPEKGLSWIKQKDLMTDEEMLRICSVFTEMGVNKIRITGGEPFVRKNSIELIQNISQLDGLTDLSITTNGLLTEQYIPQLKKYGIKSVNLSLDTLDKERFLRITRRNSFDKVMKTLYSLLQNDIKVKINTVVMEGENMEDIIPLVMLAKDLPVDVRFIEEMPFNGGDTDISLKWNFTQIYSYIKECFPEIQKVDDPKSSTSYNYKIPGFTGDVGIIAAYTRSFCGDCNRVRITPSGILRTCLYEGSGVNLKDEIRAGKTDEELKNIIINSIHNKSKDGWEAQKLSLTESQIHQSMATIGG